The Molothrus ater isolate BHLD 08-10-18 breed brown headed cowbird chromosome 1, BPBGC_Mater_1.1, whole genome shotgun sequence genome includes a window with the following:
- the MAL2 gene encoding protein MAL2 — protein MLPRGASSMPPPPNPAPYFPPPRVTLPSGLEILRTFSGAVIFLEIVFGTIVWILVASTQIPLPLLQGWVMFVAVTAWCLSIVFLSVFLFGYANRIAVNWNQADFIFHGATFVFYFGAFLLQAATTSLHYLPRKFNSTMQETILSGREYNISIAASIFAFATAICYGCSTALALRRWRLNNS, from the exons ATGTTACCCAGGGGAGCCTCGTCCATGCCGCCGCCTCCCAACCCCGCTCCCTACTTCCCGCCTCCGCGGGTCACGCTGCCCTCCGGCCTGGAGATCCTGCGCACCTTCTCGGGAGCCGTCATCTTCCTGGAGATC GTGTTTGGAACAATAGTCTGGATTTTGGTCGCCTCTACCCAGATtccactgccactgctgcagggatgggtaATGTTTGTGGCAGTGACAGCATGGTGCCTCTCCATTGTGTTCCTCTCTGTGTTCCTCTTTGGTTATGCAAATAGAATTGCTGTCAACTGGAACCAGGCG gattttattttccatggggctacttttgtcttttattttggaGCATTTCTACTGCAAGCAGCAACTACATCTCTGCATTACCTTCCCCGCAAATTCAACTCCACCATGCAAGAGACGATTCTGAGTGGTCGTGAATATAACATAAGCATAGCAGCCTCG ATTTTTGCCTTTGCAACAGCTATTTGTTATGgttgcagcacagccctggcattAAGGAGATGGAGGCTAAATAACAGCTGA